In Excalfactoria chinensis isolate bCotChi1 chromosome 5, bCotChi1.hap2, whole genome shotgun sequence, a single genomic region encodes these proteins:
- the LOC140253320 gene encoding antigen WC1.1-like, translated as MMVPARVLGLLLCVQLCKGSEELRLVDGGGRCAGRVEVNHEGEWGSVCSYDVDWDVQAAGVVCRQLGCGTVVHASPYSLFGKGKGRIWLHSFFCDGTEATLQDCLNLGWGKHFCGHEWDVGVICSEALELRLADGGGPCEGRVEAKLRGRWGTVADEAWNMNHAEVVCQQLGCGSAAHTTYTVQISEDHIPLMLAGMKCKGNEKAIWDCNIVGFGPYTSPYDFNSSVVCQGFSRLVGGDSECSGRLEVRQGQAWVSVCHGHVDLMAAQVVCRELGCGTALALYGTGQFGPAEGSFWDGSFECNGTELLLSSCAQQPPHIQTCTQPAAISCSPYSRFRLEDGGSDCAGRVEVEARGVWGPLCATAWDLPDAHVLCHHLGCGSAISIPPPGHFGVGRGRLRSDALSCRGSERHPGECPVEVLGQPACPPGHTAGVSCSGVAEPLQLHGGESRCDGRLEVAVRPGVWARVPVGLWDNGTATVACRQLGCGVPEKIYAVPDNGSGPMELQELRCVGTEELLAQCNASGMATEPSKSPAGLAIACSGSKQLRLAGSPRRCAGRVEVYSEGTWGTICQDTWTLQDANVACGQLGCGWALEAPGSERFGPGTGTQWPGAGRCSGSEDALWHCPSLVQRGCRRGGGAGVVCSGLLEMRLTGESSRCSGHLEVQHEVTWGHVCANDTSPATAAAVCRQLGCGHGGSLAAFPAEGSGPAWLSWVSCEEGSRSLWRCPSAPWQLQECGDAGITYITCDEDTGDRSEATSPAPALTHSTVPLQTAAPRSVSSLTVLCVLLGTLLCLALATLAVQAHRTRALCQGHGKDAASEAVYEELDYNLIPEYQEVPSHTGSLSQGSGKKVSDHSGDGAEESDLQVSPASPAQPQRSPSHGYDDAVAVPEASPSPHPGDAPAQPPEDTGYDDVGVSTLGTSLRPRRFRSSPGTGCPCPCALCHRCVPLPGGMAASRLAALIPAAQARPSCHGPSAGHGAVAAVPPGSAGRAGGPALLSAAAGLLRPPGPLSGPLGGRVGALLCKGSEELRLVDGGGRCAGRVEVNHEGEWGSVCSYNFDWDVRGAGVVCRQLGCGTVVHASPYSPFGQGKGRIWLHPFFCRGTEATLQDCPHFGWGNHFCGHEWDVGVICSEALELRLADGGGPCEGRVEAKLRGRWGTVTDDAWDMADAEVVCQQLGCGSAAGAHFASRFQQVGGPIMLAFIKCRGDEAALWDCNIQGWGPYNGPHDYDTAVVCQGFSRLVGGDSECSGRLEVRQGQAWVSVCHGHVDLMAAQVVCRELGCGTALALYGTGQFGPAEGSFWDGSFKCNGTEPLLSACAQQPPHIQACTQPTAISCSPYSRFRLEDGGSDCAGRVEVEARGVWGPLCATAWDQPDTHVLCHHLGCGSAISIPPPGHFGVGRGRLRSDALSCRGSERHPGECPVEVLGQPACPPGHTAGVSCSGVAEPLQLHGGESRCDGRLEVAVRPGVWARVPVGLWDNGTATVACRQLGCGVPEKIYAVPDNGSGLMELQELRCVGTEELLAQCNASEMATEPSKSPAGLAIACSGSKQLRLAGSPRRCAGRVEVYSEGTWGTVCQDTWSLQDANVACGQLGCGWALEAPGSERFGPGTGTLWPGAGRCSGSEDALWHCPSLVQRGCQRGGGAGAVCSGLLDLRLTGESSRCSGHLEVLHEGTWGHVCANDTSPATAAAVCRQLGCGHGGSLAAFPAEGSGPAWLSWVSCEEGARSLWHCPSAPWQLQECGDAGITYITCDENTGGRSEATSPAPALTHTTVPLQTAAPRSVSSLTVLCVLLGTLLCLALATLAVQAHRTQALCQGHGKDAASEAVYEELDYNLIPEYQEVPSRTGSLSQGSGKKVSDHSGDGAEESDLQVSPDSPAQPQRSPSHGYDDAVAVPEASPSPHPGDAPAQPPEDTGYDDVGVSTLGTSL; from the exons ATGATGGTGCCTGCCAGGGTGCTGGGACTGCTcctctgtgtgcagctctgcaagg GCAGCGAGGAGCTGCGGCTGGTGGATGGCGGTGGGCGCTGTGCCGGACGGGTGGAGGTGAACCATGAGGGCGAATGGGGCTCCGTCTGCAGCTATGACGTTGACTGGGACGTGCAAGCGGCCGGCGTGGTGTGCcggcagctgggctgtggcacGGTGGTCCATGCATCCCCATATTCCCTATTTGGGAAGGGCAAGGGACGCATCTGGCTGCATTCCTTCTTCTGCGATGGCACTGAGGCCACCCTGCAGGACTGCCTTAACTTGGGCTGGGGCAAGCACTTCTGTGGCCACGAATGGGATGTTGGGGTGATCTGCTCAG AGGCACTGGAGCTGAGGCTGGCTGACGGCGGGGGACCCTGTGAGGGGAGAGTGGAGGCAAAGCTGCGGGGACGCTGGGGCACTGTAGCTGACGAAGCCTGGAACATGAATCATGCTGAGGTGGTGTgtcagcagctgggctgtggctcAGCTGCTCACACTACGTATACCGTGCAAATTTCAGAAGATCACATTCCGCTGATGTTGGCCGGTATGAAGTGCAAGGGGAATGAGAAGGCCATTTGGGATTGCAACATTGTGGGTTTTGGTCCATACACTTCTCCTTATGATTTTAATTCCTCTGTGGTCTGCCAAG GGTTCTCCCGACTGGTCGGAGGGGACAGTGAGTGCTCAGGGAGGCTGGAGGTGCGGCAGGGCCAGGCCTGGGTCAGCGTCTGCCATGGCCATGTGGACCTCATGGCTGCCCAGGTtgtctgcagggagctgggctgcgGGACAGCACTGGCCCTATATGGGACTGGGCAATTTGGACCAGCAGAAGGCTCATTCTGGGATGGTTCCTTTGAGTGCAATGGCACCGAGCTCCTACTGTCCTCTTGCGCACAGCAGCCTCCCCACATCCAGACCTGCACCCAACCCGCTGCTATCAGCTGCTCCC cctACAGCAGGTTCCGGCTGGAAGATGGAGGCTCAGACTGTGCTGGGCGGGTGGAGGTGGAGGCACGAGGGGTGTGGGGGCCCCTGTGTGCCACTGCCTGGGACCTGCCCGACGCCCACGTGCTCTGCCACCACCTGGGATGCGGCTCCGCCATCTCCATTCCGCCACCAGGCCACTTTGGGGTGGGTAGAGGAAGGCTGCGGAGCGACGCCCTCAGCTGCAGGGGGAGTGAGCGGCACCCGGGCGAGTGCCCTGTGGAGGTGCTGGGGCAGCCCGCATGCCCCCCCGGGCACACTGCCGGTGTCAGCTGCTCAG GTGTCGCCGAGCCCCTGCAGCTCCACGGTGGGGAGAGCCGCTGCGATGGACGGCTGGAGGTGGCCGTGCGCCCTGGAGTCTGGGCCCGTGtgcctgtggggctgtgggacaACGGCACTGCCACTGTGGCGTGCCGGCAGCTGGGCTGCGGTGTGCCTGAGAAAATCTATGCTGTGCCGGACAATGGCTCCGGCCCCATGGAGCTACAGGAGCTGCGCTGCGTTGGCACcgaggagctgctggcacagtgtAACGCCTCGGGGATGGCCACGGAGCCCAGCAAGAGTCCTGCGGGTTTGGCCATCGCCTGCTCAG GAAGCAAGCAGCTGAGGCTGGCGGGCAGCCCCAGGCGCTGTGCCGGCAGGGTGGAGGTGTACAGCGAGGGCACCTGGGGCACCATCTGCCAGGACACCTGGACCCTGCAGGATGCAAACGTTGCCTGCGGCCAGCTGGGCTGTGGATGGGCCCTGGAAGCACCTGGATCTGAGCGCTTTGGGCCGGGCACTGGCACGCAGTGGCCGGGTGCTGGGCGCTGCTCTGGGTCAGAGGATGCTCTCTGGCACTGCCCATCCCTGGTTCAGCGTGGCTGCCGGCGTGGCGGCGGTGCAGGCGTTGTGTGCTCAG ggctgctggaaaTGCGGCTGACGGGGGAAAGCAGCAGATGCAGTGGGCACCTGGAGGTGCAGCATGAGGTGACGTGGGGTCATGTTTGCGCCAATGACACCAGCCCTGCCACGGCCGCTGCCGTCTGCCGACAGCTGGGATGTGGCCATGGGGGAAGTCTGGCAGCCTTCCCTGCAGAGGGCTCAGGCCCCGCGTGGCTGAGCTGGGTGAGTTGTGAGGAGGGGTCCCGCTCCCTCTGGCGCTGCCCCTCGGCACCCTGGCAGCTACAGGAATGTGGCGACGCTGGCATCACCTACATCACATGTGACGAGGACACCGGGGACAGGAGTGAAGCcaccagcccagccccag ctctcacCCACAGCACTGTCCcgctgcagacagcagcaccaaGGAGCGTGTCATCGCTCACGGTGCTGTGCGTGCTCCTGGGGACGCTGCTGTGCCTGGCCCTGGCCACCCTGGCGGTGCAGGCACACCGTACACGGGCCCTGTGCCAAG GCCACGGCAAGGATGCTGCCTCCGAGGCTGTGTATGAGGAGCTTGACTACAACTTGATTCCTGAGTACCAGGAGGTGCCCAGCCACACAG GTTCCCTGTCCCAGGGCTCAGGGAAAAAGGTGTCAGATCACAGTGGGGATGGTGCAGAGGAGAGTGACCTCCAGGTGTCCCCAG CCtcccctgcccagccccagcgCAGCCCCTCGCATGGCTACGATGATGCTGTGGCTGTTCCGGAGGCGtctccctctccccaccccGGGGatgccccagcacagccccccgAGGACACGGGCTACGACGACGTTGGTGTCAGCACCCTGGGGACATCGCT CCGTCCCAGGCGTTTCAGATCAAGTCCTGGAACGGGCTGTCCTTGCCCATGTGCTCTGTGCCACCGCTGTGTGCCGCTGCCAGGAGGAATGGCGGCCTCCAGGCTGGCAGCGCTCATCCCTGCAGCGCAGGCCAGGCCTTCCTGCCATGGCCCCTCAGCTGGGCACGGAGCTGTGGCCGCAGTGCCGCCTGgttctgctggcagagctggtgGCCCGGCCCTGCTGAGCGCTGCTGCGGGGCTGCTGCGGCCTCCCGGGCCCCTCTCCGGCCCGCTGGGAGGCCGTGTTGGTGCTCTG ctctgcaagg GCAGCGAGGAGCTGCGGCTGGTGGATGGCGGTGGGCGCTGTGCCGGACGGGTGGAGGTGAACCATGAGGGTGAATGGGGATCTGTCTGCAGCTACAACTTCGACTGGGACGTGCGAGGGGCTGGTGTGGTGTGCcggcagctgggctgtggcacGGTGGTCCATGCATCCCCATATTCCCCATTCGGGCAGGGCAAGGGACGCATCTGGCTGCATCCCTTCTTCTGCCGTGGCACTGAGGCCACCCTGCAGGACTGCCCACACTTTGGCTGGGGCAACCATTTTTGTGGCCACGAATGGGATGTTGGGGTGATCTGCTCAG AGGCACTGGAGCTGAGGCTGGCTGACGGCGGGGGACCCTGTGAGGGGAGAGTGGAGGCAAAGCTGCGGGGACGCTGGGGCACGGTCACAGATGATGCCTGGGACATGGCCGATGCTGAGGTGGTATGCCAGCAGCTGGGTTGTGGCTCAGCTGCTGGTGCCCACTTTGCCTCACGATTTCAGCAAGTAGGTGGACCCATCATGTTAGCCTTTATCAAATGCAGAGGAGATGAGGCTGCCCTGTGGGACTGTAACATTCAGGGCTGGGGTCCTTACAATGGCCCCCATGACTACGACACCGCTGTTGTCTGCCAAG GGTTCTCCCGACTGGTCGGAGGGGACAGTGAGTGCTCAGGGAGGCTGGAGGTGCGGCAGGGCCAGGCCTGGGTCAGCGTCTGCCATGGCCATGTGGACCTCATGGCTGCCCAGGTtgtctgcagggagctgggctgcgGGACAGCACTGGCCCTATATGGGACTGGGCAATTTGGACCAGCAGAAGGCTCATTCTGGGATGGTTCCTTCAAGTGCAACGGCACCGAGCCCCTCCTGTCTGCTTGCGCACAGCAGCCTCCCCACATCCAGGCCTGCACCCAACCCACTGCTATCAGCTGCTCCC cctACAGCAGGTTCCGGCTGGAAGATGGAGGCTCAGACTGTGCTGGGCGGGTGGAGGTGGAGGCACGAGGGGTGTGGGGGCCCCTGTGTGCCACTGCCTGGGACCAGCCTGACACCCACGTGCTCTGCCACCACCTGGGATGCGGCTCCGCCATCTCCATTCCGCCACCAGGCCACTTTGGGGTGGGTAGAGGAAGGCTGCGGAGCGACGCCCTCAGCTGCAGGGGGAGTGAGCGGCACCCGGGCGAGTGCCCTGTGGAGGTGCTGGGGCAGCCCGCATGCCCCCCCGGGCACACTGCCGGTGTCAGCTGCTCAG GTGTCGCCGAGCCCCTGCAGCTCCACGGTGGGGAGAGCCGCTGCGATGGACGGCTGGAGGTGGCTGTGCGCCCTGGAGTCTGGGCCCGTGtgcctgtggggctgtgggacaACGGCACTGCCACTGTGGCGTGCCGGCAGCTGGGCTGCGGTGTGCCTGAGAAAATCTATGCTGTGCCGGACAATGGCTCCGGCCTCATGGAGCTACAGGAGCTGCGCTGCGTTGGCACcgaggagctgctggcacagtgtAACGCCTCAGAGATGGCCACGGAGCCCAGCAAGAGTCCTGCTGGTTTGGCCATCGCCTGCTCAG GAAGCAAGCAGCTGAGGCTGGCGGGCAGCCCCAGGCGCTGTGCCGGCAGGGTGGAGGTGTACAGCGAGGGCACCTGGGGCACCGTCTGCCAGGACACCTGGAGCCTGCAGGATGCAAACGTTGCCTGCGGCCAGCTGGGCTGTGGATGGGCCCTGGAGGCACCTGGATCCGAGCGCTTTGGGCCTGGCACTGGCACGCTGTGGCCGGGTGCTGGGCGCTGCTCTGGGTCAGAGGATGCTCTCTGGCACTGCCCATCCCTGGTGCAGCGTGGCTGTCAGCGTGGCGGCGGTGCAGGCGCCGTGTGCTCAG GGCTGCTGGACCTGCGGCTGACGGGGGAAAGCAGCAGATGCAGTGGGCACCTGGAGGTGCTGCATGAGGGGACGTGGGGTCATGTTTGCGCCAATGACACCAGCCCTGCCACGGCCGCTGCTGTCTGCCGACAGCTGGGATGTGGCCATGGGGGAAGTCTGGCAGCCTTCCCTGCAGAGGGCTCAGGCCCCGCGTGGCTGAGCTGGGTGAGTTGTGAGGAGGGGGCCCGCTCCCTCTGGCACTGCCCCTCGGCAccctggcagctgcaggaatgTGGCGACGCCGGCATCACCTACATCACATGTGACGAGAACACCGGGGGCAGGAGTGAGGCcaccagcccagccccag ctctcacCCACACCACTGTCCcgctgcagacagcagcaccaaGGAGCGTGTCATCGCTCACGGTGCTGTGCGTGCTCCTGGGGACGCTGCTGTGCCTGGCCCTGGCCACCCTGGCAGTGCAGGCACACCGTACACAGGCCCTGTGCCAAG GCCACGGCAAGGATGCTGCCTCCGAGGCTGTGTATGAGGAGCTTGACTACAACTTGATTCCTGAGTACCAGGAGGTGCCGAGCCGTACAG GTTCCCTGTCCCAGGGCTCAGGGAAAAAAGTGTCAGATCACAGTGGGGATGGTGCAGAGGAGAGTGACCTGCAGGTGTCCCCAG ACtcccctgcccagccccagcgCAGCCCCTCGCATGGCTACGATGATGCTGTGGCTGTTCCGGAGGCGtctccctctccccaccccGGGgatgctccagcacagccccccgAGGACACGGGCTACGACGACGTTGGTGTCAGCACCCTGGGGACATCGCTGTGA